One Halobaculum roseum DNA segment encodes these proteins:
- a CDS encoding PPC domain-containing DNA-binding protein, translating into MNYREVEVTGEYMASLDNGADWREEIESLADEVGADAAWFNAMGAVQDAEVWFYDQEDTEYQSVTFDEPLEVAACVGNIALLEGDRFAHTHAVLSRRSGQALAGHLDGGTVFAGEVYLRAFEEPLEREHDEVTDLDLWL; encoded by the coding sequence ATGAACTACCGGGAAGTCGAGGTCACCGGCGAGTACATGGCGAGCCTGGACAACGGCGCCGACTGGCGCGAGGAGATCGAATCCCTCGCCGACGAGGTCGGGGCGGACGCGGCGTGGTTCAACGCCATGGGCGCCGTCCAGGACGCCGAGGTGTGGTTCTACGACCAGGAGGACACGGAGTATCAGTCGGTGACGTTCGACGAGCCGCTGGAGGTCGCCGCCTGCGTCGGGAACATCGCGCTGCTGGAGGGCGACCGCTTCGCCCACACCCACGCCGTGCTCTCGCGCCGCAGCGGGCAGGCGCTCGCGGGGCATCTCGACGGGGGCACCGTGTTCGCGGGCGAGGTGTACCTCCGCGCGTTCGAGGAGCCGCTGGAGCGCGAACACGACGAGGTCACGGACCTGGATCTCTGGCTGTAG